A genomic segment from Leptospira fainei serovar Hurstbridge str. BUT 6 encodes:
- the ddlA gene encoding D-alanine--D-alanine ligase, whose product MNAKTKVAILFGGKSAEREVSLQSAKNVINAIDKDKYEIIPIGIDRDGKWRAYHSSQFLINADNPGEISNNKDDGEYVALVPYGGGDLINLSTNTKYERVDVIFPLLHGPYGEDGTMQGLLKLSGAPFVGSGVLGSAAGMDKDFTKRLLRDAGLPIGDFVTVHRSDTINLDQIISRLGIPVFVKPANLGSSIGISKVTNEDELKNAIELAFKYDKKILIEAFIDGREIECGVLGNETPEASVVGEITSYHDFYSYEAKYTDKKGSVSTVPAAISSDTSNIIQDLSIKVFKTLGCEGLARVDFFLKEDGAVLVNEINTMPGFTNVSMYPILWRESGIGYTDLISRLIELASERFNRENYLEI is encoded by the coding sequence ATGAACGCAAAAACAAAAGTCGCAATTCTGTTTGGTGGAAAATCTGCCGAGCGTGAGGTTTCCTTGCAGTCTGCAAAGAATGTCATTAATGCCATCGATAAAGATAAGTATGAAATTATCCCGATCGGAATTGATCGAGATGGAAAATGGCGTGCATACCATTCATCCCAATTCCTGATCAATGCAGATAATCCTGGTGAAATCAGCAATAACAAAGATGACGGCGAATATGTGGCGCTTGTGCCCTATGGCGGCGGTGACTTGATCAATTTATCAACCAACACAAAATATGAGCGCGTGGATGTAATTTTCCCATTGCTACATGGCCCCTATGGTGAAGACGGCACGATGCAGGGACTTTTGAAGCTATCCGGCGCACCGTTTGTTGGATCCGGTGTGCTGGGATCGGCGGCAGGAATGGATAAGGACTTTACAAAGCGCCTGCTACGCGATGCAGGACTACCCATTGGCGACTTTGTAACAGTTCATCGGAGCGATACTATTAATCTGGATCAAATCATCTCAAGACTTGGAATCCCGGTTTTTGTTAAGCCGGCAAATCTTGGGTCATCCATTGGAATTAGCAAGGTTACGAATGAAGATGAACTTAAGAATGCAATCGAACTGGCTTTCAAGTATGACAAGAAGATTCTGATTGAAGCCTTTATCGATGGGCGCGAAATAGAGTGCGGAGTTCTCGGTAACGAAACTCCCGAAGCTTCTGTGGTTGGGGAAATCACCTCTTATCATGATTTTTATTCTTATGAGGCAAAGTACACCGATAAGAAAGGGTCCGTTTCAACCGTTCCTGCCGCCATTTCTTCGGATACGAGCAACATCATTCAAGACTTGTCCATCAAGGTTTTTAAGACGCTTGGCTGCGAGGGTCTTGCTCGGGTTGATTTCTTCCTGAAGGAAGATGGTGCCGTCCTGGTTAATGAGATTAATACTATGCCAGGATTCACCAACGTCAGCATGTATCCGATTCTGTGGCGCGAAAGCGGCATCGGCTATACGGACTTGATTAGCCGGTTAATCGAGTTGGCCTCGGAAAGATTCAATCGGGAAAACTACTTAGAAATCTAA
- a CDS encoding alginate export family protein, which produces MKNAPKQLKKIEIVFVRYLIISLIIIPSLLVAEEPIQNKPASDAKEENLRKNNSEVSPIPESTIPAQPKDAISGPALSSDPIPAQEAPYKSPMVGKLSGEYLRSLQLTPDQNKAVRANKDLWFQEKYRVGFALRPRYESLFNPDFDKTTPDNKNIFTNQTQAYLIGDINKNLIFKITLEDIRQWGGSQFPSGTGDGRFGLAGNAGVTYNTATQKTVPVSNPTSFREAFLDVRSSDESFRLRIGRQIVEFGDGRIVGARNFNQIGNSFDGLRFTAKRGIQSLDVFGFVISSQNNASGLVTANGAANNSVGDAYFVGTNYWIKFANWIGADFYDFTLMKRAIVSPTAPAYDSELRTRQSDQLNTYGFRLTNRTQNNSLPDGVIKWDWTVEAAWQGGSTGQKVGTSWLQSPGTTSINVNGQAIQNENQKYDAHFLALQTGYAPINPLRIGIQYVYASGDPNRNDSSVSTWNPLFGARRAAGGSIPWSGANLSGVVFWQNIKDYSINIKYDYGKWGTFTFISHFYYKAKLQDGYYNNNGYVAGSTEDATNQNANNANATHLGKKIASEIDLIYQVTPYENLSVWAGIAFLRAGDAITNSKVNLSNSNPALQYTNQPNSTYFFLQTVFAI; this is translated from the coding sequence ATGAAAAACGCCCCTAAACAATTGAAGAAAATCGAAATCGTTTTTGTACGTTATTTGATCATTTCGCTTATCATTATACCGAGCCTGCTCGTCGCCGAAGAACCGATTCAAAATAAACCCGCTTCCGACGCAAAAGAAGAGAACCTTCGGAAAAATAATAGCGAAGTTTCGCCGATTCCGGAATCTACGATTCCTGCTCAGCCGAAGGACGCCATATCCGGGCCGGCATTATCTTCGGATCCGATTCCTGCGCAGGAAGCACCTTATAAGAGTCCGATGGTCGGGAAGTTGTCGGGAGAATATCTACGTTCTTTACAATTAACTCCGGATCAAAATAAAGCAGTTCGAGCAAACAAAGATCTTTGGTTTCAAGAGAAGTATCGAGTCGGATTTGCACTCAGGCCTAGATACGAATCTCTGTTCAATCCGGATTTCGATAAGACCACCCCGGACAATAAGAACATTTTTACCAATCAAACCCAGGCATATCTGATCGGAGATATTAATAAAAATTTAATATTCAAAATTACGCTCGAAGATATCCGCCAATGGGGGGGAAGCCAATTCCCGAGCGGAACCGGTGACGGGCGCTTCGGTTTAGCGGGGAATGCCGGAGTTACGTACAATACTGCGACTCAAAAAACGGTCCCCGTTTCGAATCCTACTTCGTTTAGAGAAGCATTTCTGGATGTTCGCAGTTCGGATGAATCTTTCAGGCTTCGAATCGGACGACAGATTGTGGAATTCGGGGACGGAAGGATCGTCGGCGCCAGAAACTTTAACCAAATCGGAAATTCTTTCGACGGGTTAAGATTTACCGCAAAGCGGGGAATCCAGAGTTTAGATGTTTTCGGTTTCGTAATAAGTTCTCAAAATAATGCAAGCGGGTTAGTGACTGCCAATGGAGCCGCGAACAATTCGGTAGGTGATGCGTATTTTGTCGGAACGAATTATTGGATCAAGTTCGCAAATTGGATCGGAGCCGATTTTTACGATTTCACTTTAATGAAGAGGGCAATAGTCAGTCCGACCGCGCCGGCTTACGATTCCGAGTTACGTACTCGGCAAAGTGACCAATTGAACACCTACGGATTTCGCTTAACCAATAGAACTCAGAATAATTCTCTCCCCGACGGGGTTATTAAATGGGATTGGACGGTCGAGGCGGCATGGCAAGGAGGATCGACCGGTCAGAAAGTCGGAACTTCTTGGTTACAAAGTCCGGGAACAACTAGCATTAACGTCAATGGGCAAGCGATTCAAAATGAAAATCAAAAGTACGACGCTCATTTTCTCGCGCTGCAAACCGGATATGCGCCGATTAATCCTCTGCGAATCGGCATTCAATATGTGTACGCTTCGGGCGATCCTAATCGAAACGATTCTTCGGTTTCGACTTGGAATCCCCTATTCGGTGCACGCAGAGCGGCAGGCGGTTCTATTCCTTGGTCGGGAGCGAATCTTTCGGGTGTCGTTTTCTGGCAGAACATAAAAGATTATTCGATAAACATTAAATACGATTATGGGAAATGGGGAACGTTTACGTTCATATCTCATTTTTATTATAAAGCCAAACTTCAGGACGGTTATTATAATAATAACGGATATGTTGCGGGAAGCACGGAAGATGCAACTAATCAAAATGCGAATAATGCGAACGCTACTCACTTAGGGAAAAAAATAGCCTCCGAAATCGATCTGATTTATCAAGTGACTCCTTATGAGAATCTTTCGGTCTGGGCTGGAATTGCGTTCTTACGCGCGGGGGATGCAATTACGAATTCGAAAGTCAATCTTTCAAATTCGAATCCGGCTTTACAATACACTAATCAACCCAATTCGACTTATTTCTTTTTACAAACAGTCTTTGCAATTTAA
- the modA gene encoding molybdate ABC transporter substrate-binding protein codes for MKFIKRLTIFCILSLSLSVQAEKITIAAASDLKFAMDEIIASFKKSNPGNEVDVVYGSSGKFQAQIREGAPFDIYFSADINYPRELAKSGFASSEVIPYAIGRIVLWSANQDASKMTLNNLLDSKVVRIAIANPKHAPYGKRAEEALHSAGLWEKVESKLVFGENIAQTAQFVQTGNAQVGIIALSLAISPELAGKGGYFLIPDNLHQPLEQGFIVTKRASKNPLAKKFAEYVMGEAVRTVMAKYGFALPSESSDK; via the coding sequence ATGAAGTTTATTAAACGACTAACGATCTTTTGCATATTGTCGCTATCGCTTTCCGTTCAGGCGGAAAAAATTACGATTGCCGCCGCGTCCGATCTCAAGTTTGCGATGGATGAGATTATTGCTTCTTTCAAAAAATCCAATCCGGGAAACGAAGTGGATGTCGTTTACGGTTCCTCGGGAAAGTTTCAGGCACAGATTCGAGAAGGTGCGCCCTTCGACATTTATTTTTCAGCTGATATCAACTATCCTCGAGAATTAGCGAAAAGCGGTTTCGCCTCTTCCGAAGTAATCCCTTATGCGATCGGCCGTATAGTGCTTTGGAGTGCAAACCAAGACGCGTCGAAAATGACCTTGAATAATCTTCTGGATTCTAAAGTTGTTCGGATTGCCATAGCCAATCCCAAACACGCCCCTTACGGTAAGCGAGCGGAAGAAGCTTTACATTCGGCAGGCTTATGGGAAAAAGTAGAATCGAAATTAGTGTTCGGAGAAAATATCGCACAAACTGCGCAGTTCGTTCAAACCGGGAATGCACAAGTCGGAATTATCGCTTTATCATTGGCGATCAGTCCGGAGTTAGCCGGGAAAGGCGGTTATTTTTTAATACCGGATAACCTACACCAGCCGTTAGAACAAGGATTTATAGTTACAAAACGAGCATCTAAGAATCCGCTAGCGAAGAAATTTGCCGAGTATGTTATGGGCGAAGCCGTACGAACCGTGATGGCAAAATACGGTTTTGCGCTTCCTAGCGAATCTTCCGATAAATGA
- a CDS encoding SDR family oxidoreductase, which yields MKVNQAIALVTGSNRGIGKALVESLLERGVRKIYAAARTWNGTIPLDKRIVPVELDVTNKKSILELARQATDVNILFNNAGVLDFNDILNASEDQFDRNFSVNFFGNLNMARTFTPILEKNSDGMMVNILTLLSFASMPGLSVYNASKAAAWSMSLSLRATLLSRGISVCNVFPGAVDTDMLAGVEIPKTSPKDVANAVLAGLESGQEDIFPDPMSVSIYDAWKKDHKAVEKQFASM from the coding sequence ATGAAAGTAAATCAAGCAATCGCATTAGTCACCGGATCGAATCGAGGAATCGGAAAGGCCCTCGTGGAAAGTCTGTTAGAGAGAGGCGTTCGGAAAATTTATGCCGCAGCAAGAACTTGGAACGGAACAATTCCATTGGATAAAAGGATTGTTCCCGTCGAATTAGATGTCACAAACAAAAAGAGCATTTTAGAATTAGCACGCCAAGCGACGGACGTGAACATACTATTCAATAATGCCGGAGTTTTGGATTTTAACGATATTTTAAACGCATCGGAGGACCAATTTGATCGTAACTTTTCCGTAAATTTTTTCGGAAATTTGAATATGGCCAGGACATTTACGCCTATCTTGGAGAAAAACTCGGACGGAATGATGGTGAACATTCTGACATTATTGTCTTTTGCGAGCATGCCCGGTTTATCGGTATATAATGCGTCCAAGGCTGCGGCTTGGTCTATGAGTTTGTCTCTCCGAGCTACTTTGCTAAGCCGTGGAATCAGCGTGTGCAATGTTTTTCCGGGAGCCGTTGATACGGATATGCTGGCCGGAGTCGAAATCCCAAAAACCAGTCCGAAAGATGTGGCGAATGCGGTCCTGGCAGGCTTGGAGTCCGGGCAAGAGGATATTTTTCCGGATCCGATGTCCGTTTCCATTTACGATGCCTGGAAGAAGGATCATAAAGCGGTCGAAAAACAATTCGCTTCGATGTAA
- a CDS encoding histidine kinase dimerization/phosphoacceptor domain -containing protein, whose protein sequence is MLFFFISAIVPIADMILGYSFQRLGLIIGGIASFISIILILRGKYATAVYICSFSFCLALCVGIFWGTHNIAFWFPTVVLFHLFFTSKKHTILVFGFCLLLSFIQVYIRSKELNFGELTDSIGSLIVLSAIGLMIATDLEKLLLQKNTLIQELNHRVRNNLQVVLGLISLLKTSNEWAAPTLNVLERRVLALSSVHSIEGDPSDPSKVPMRIVFADYLNRIAAEMIRFPKISIPKNETFLTIKDAIFMAMIAGEIITTGMNSQIESTVSERFINIEIDELETDFVELKITGIAIVLGQGMEFIELLAEQLGAKLQVAHDEEKPISIVTFKKSA, encoded by the coding sequence TTGTTATTTTTTTTTATTTCGGCCATCGTCCCGATTGCGGATATGATTTTAGGGTATTCCTTTCAAAGACTCGGTTTAATCATCGGAGGAATTGCGTCCTTCATTAGCATCATATTAATTTTACGCGGGAAATATGCAACCGCCGTTTACATTTGTTCCTTTAGTTTTTGTTTGGCTCTCTGCGTCGGAATTTTTTGGGGCACTCATAATATCGCGTTCTGGTTTCCGACCGTAGTGTTGTTTCATTTATTCTTCACCTCGAAAAAACATACGATCCTTGTCTTCGGATTTTGCTTATTACTTTCCTTTATCCAAGTATACATAAGAAGCAAAGAATTAAATTTCGGAGAATTAACGGACTCGATCGGTTCTCTAATTGTTCTCTCTGCAATCGGATTAATGATCGCCACCGATCTTGAAAAACTTCTTCTGCAAAAGAATACATTGATCCAAGAATTGAATCACAGAGTCCGAAATAACTTACAAGTAGTTTTAGGATTGATTTCGCTCCTGAAAACTTCCAATGAATGGGCCGCACCGACGCTAAATGTTCTGGAGCGTAGAGTTCTTGCCTTGTCCAGCGTTCATAGCATCGAGGGTGATCCGTCCGACCCGAGTAAGGTTCCTATGAGAATCGTATTCGCAGACTACCTAAATCGAATCGCGGCCGAAATGATTCGATTTCCAAAGATAAGTATCCCGAAGAATGAAACCTTTCTGACGATTAAAGACGCGATTTTTATGGCGATGATTGCAGGAGAAATTATCACTACCGGAATGAATTCACAAATCGAATCGACCGTATCCGAACGATTTATCAATATAGAAATTGACGAATTAGAAACGGATTTTGTGGAGTTGAAGATTACCGGGATTGCGATCGTTTTGGGGCAAGGCATGGAATTCATTGAATTGTTGGCGGAACAATTAGGCGCTAAATTACAGGTGGCACATGACGAAGAAAAACCGATTAGCATCGTCACCTTTAAAAAGTCTGCTTAA
- the modB gene encoding molybdate ABC transporter permease subunit, giving the protein MISLSDSDLQAIWLTVKLASVVTVILLFIGAPLAWWIARTKSPWKGPVGAVVSLPLVLPPSVLGFYLLYAMGPNGPIGYLTSRLGLGELPFTFWGLVIASVFYSLPFMVQPLQTAFEAIGDRPLEVAATLRASPLDAFLTVAVPLTLPGFMNACILSFAHTVGEFGVVLMIGGNLPGITRVASVQIYDYVEALEYLQARRLAIILLLFSFSALLALYILQPNSRKRA; this is encoded by the coding sequence ATGATTTCCCTTTCTGACAGTGATCTTCAAGCTATTTGGTTAACGGTCAAGCTAGCTAGCGTAGTTACCGTAATTCTTCTATTTATAGGGGCGCCATTGGCTTGGTGGATAGCCCGGACAAAATCGCCTTGGAAAGGGCCTGTAGGAGCGGTGGTATCATTGCCCTTGGTATTACCTCCTTCGGTTCTTGGATTTTATTTATTATACGCAATGGGGCCGAACGGTCCGATCGGTTATCTTACGAGTCGACTCGGTCTCGGAGAATTGCCGTTTACTTTTTGGGGACTTGTGATCGCGTCCGTATTCTATTCTCTTCCTTTCATGGTTCAACCTTTACAAACTGCTTTCGAAGCGATCGGCGATCGCCCTTTGGAAGTTGCGGCTACATTGCGCGCATCTCCCTTGGATGCTTTCTTGACGGTCGCGGTACCTCTCACTCTTCCCGGATTTATGAATGCTTGCATCCTATCTTTTGCACACACTGTCGGAGAATTCGGCGTGGTTCTCATGATAGGAGGAAATCTTCCGGGCATCACTAGGGTCGCTTCCGTTCAAATTTACGATTATGTTGAAGCGTTGGAATATCTCCAGGCACGCAGGTTGGCGATAATATTATTGCTGTTTTCATTTTCCGCATTGCTGGCCCTTTATATCTTGCAGCCGAATTCTCGAAAGAGAGCATAA
- a CDS encoding putative quinol monooxygenase yields the protein MAFVRIGKFKAKPERVVEICRTYEKEAIPMIRKAEGNISAALLQENSAPDSFLAITIWQTEEDAVAYEKSGLAEEMVNKIRPSFAAPPTLVTYNAFGI from the coding sequence ATGGCATTCGTTAGAATTGGTAAATTTAAAGCAAAGCCGGAAAGGGTAGTCGAGATCTGTCGGACTTACGAAAAGGAAGCGATCCCGATGATTCGCAAGGCCGAAGGGAATATTAGCGCGGCGCTCTTACAGGAAAATTCCGCTCCGGATAGTTTTTTGGCGATTACTATTTGGCAAACCGAGGAAGATGCTGTGGCGTACGAAAAAAGCGGTTTGGCCGAAGAGATGGTAAATAAAATCCGACCAAGTTTTGCTGCGCCTCCTACGCTCGTGACATATAATGCTTTTGGCATTTAA
- a CDS encoding helix-turn-helix domain-containing protein: MKLKDSKSQLQTSGLQTPAIKVLITPEKLIGMPDVEMIAFAAGGNSAIVYKKLINHFPEREVFAKAASLTIVCRGKKRITSSGGDFFELGENEAIFLPPDLYMISELLPAKGGGVFESYVFFFQDSVIEEFLKTKRVRLVSDSVGDLFRIPYGGGLKVYAENLRPLFTSIGRNTDALLRIKLLEALQIFASSDKTGIFPDWLFKVSKDKHRDLKGFMEKNFDKLLTVEDFAALTGRSVSSFQRDFKRRYGVSPKKWLISRRLEKAKNLLEEGGANVADIAFVIGYENTSHFIRSFQDQYGITPGEFLKNRGLIV; the protein is encoded by the coding sequence ATGAAATTAAAGGATAGTAAAAGTCAGTTACAGACTTCCGGATTGCAGACTCCGGCGATAAAAGTCTTAATCACACCTGAGAAGTTGATAGGCATGCCCGATGTCGAAATGATCGCTTTTGCTGCCGGCGGGAATTCGGCAATTGTTTATAAAAAATTAATAAATCATTTTCCGGAGCGTGAAGTTTTCGCAAAGGCTGCTTCTCTTACGATCGTATGTCGCGGCAAAAAGAGAATCACGTCTTCCGGCGGAGATTTTTTTGAGTTAGGAGAAAACGAGGCGATTTTTCTCCCTCCCGACCTTTACATGATTTCAGAATTACTTCCGGCAAAAGGCGGCGGCGTATTTGAAAGTTATGTTTTCTTTTTTCAGGATTCCGTAATTGAAGAATTTTTAAAGACGAAACGGGTTCGGCTTGTCTCCGATTCTGTAGGCGATCTTTTTCGGATTCCTTACGGGGGCGGTTTAAAGGTTTATGCGGAAAACCTCAGACCTTTATTCACGAGCATCGGACGCAACACGGATGCGTTGCTTCGGATCAAGCTTCTGGAAGCTCTGCAGATTTTCGCAAGCTCGGATAAAACCGGAATTTTCCCGGATTGGTTATTCAAAGTTTCGAAGGATAAGCATCGGGATTTGAAAGGATTTATGGAAAAAAATTTCGATAAACTTCTTACTGTCGAGGATTTTGCCGCTTTGACCGGTCGAAGCGTTTCTTCCTTTCAAAGAGACTTTAAGCGTAGATACGGTGTCAGTCCCAAAAAATGGCTGATCTCGCGTCGGCTGGAAAAGGCGAAAAATTTATTGGAAGAAGGTGGAGCTAACGTAGCGGATATCGCATTTGTGATCGGCTACGAGAATACCTCTCATTTCATCCGATCTTTTCAGGACCAATATGGCATCACCCCCGGTGAATTTTTAAAGAATCGGGGTTTGATCGTATAA
- a CDS encoding TOBE domain-containing protein, which produces MKNKMQIDGNLWLKYNKENTLGKEKINLLRAIEKCGSISKAAKEVGISYKTAWDSIDLINNLHKETLVEKSVGGATGGGARLTVKAREIIQFYQVVEEEHKKFLNRLSERMDNPLELLNFLNRIAMKTSARNQFYGKVKSVQKGAVNSEILISLKGNQEIIATITNHSVENLGLKIGAYVYALIKASFISISTDSIASLSSENKLFGKIFSVSKGSVNDEIIVELPGGNKLVSIISSKATKLLNLEAEKEVHVFFNSSSVILAVE; this is translated from the coding sequence ATGAAGAATAAGATGCAGATAGACGGAAATCTTTGGTTGAAATATAACAAAGAGAACACCTTGGGTAAGGAAAAGATCAATTTATTGCGCGCGATCGAAAAATGCGGATCCATTTCCAAAGCGGCAAAAGAAGTCGGAATCAGTTATAAAACCGCATGGGATTCGATTGATTTAATCAACAACTTGCATAAGGAAACGTTAGTTGAAAAAAGCGTCGGAGGAGCTACCGGAGGGGGCGCAAGATTGACCGTAAAGGCGCGGGAAATCATCCAATTTTATCAAGTTGTAGAGGAGGAACATAAAAAATTTTTGAATCGATTGAGCGAACGAATGGATAATCCTCTCGAACTCCTGAATTTTTTAAATAGAATCGCAATGAAAACAAGCGCAAGAAATCAATTTTATGGAAAAGTAAAAAGCGTCCAAAAAGGCGCGGTGAATTCGGAGATCCTGATTTCCTTAAAAGGAAATCAGGAAATTATCGCGACTATTACGAATCATAGCGTGGAAAATCTGGGTTTAAAGATCGGAGCTTACGTGTATGCGCTTATTAAAGCCTCCTTTATCTCAATTTCAACGGATTCTATCGCTTCACTTAGTTCGGAAAACAAATTGTTCGGAAAGATTTTTTCCGTTTCTAAAGGCAGCGTAAACGATGAGATCATCGTCGAATTGCCGGGGGGAAATAAACTAGTTTCCATCATTTCAAGCAAAGCTACGAAACTATTGAATTTGGAAGCCGAAAAAGAAGTACATGTCTTCTTCAATTCATCCTCGGTAATTCTGGCCGTAGAATGA
- a CDS encoding acyl-CoA thioesterase, protein MSKVYTVSKIIRMQHCDAAGVVFTPQYFNLFVEALEDWFREGLDFGFPQMVMEKNHGLPVMRFVAKFFKPSRLGDVLDFHVKIKRLRRNNFLVNIEGFCGAERRCMADVLHGFADLDTMALADWPNNLLLKLEEYWHHT, encoded by the coding sequence GTGTCAAAAGTCTATACTGTCTCTAAAATAATTCGAATGCAACATTGCGATGCTGCGGGAGTTGTTTTCACTCCGCAATATTTCAACCTTTTCGTAGAAGCTCTGGAAGATTGGTTCCGTGAAGGACTCGATTTTGGATTTCCTCAGATGGTCATGGAAAAAAATCACGGATTGCCCGTAATGCGTTTCGTAGCCAAATTCTTTAAACCCTCAAGACTAGGTGATGTCCTGGATTTCCATGTTAAAATCAAACGGCTTCGACGGAACAATTTCCTTGTTAATATCGAAGGTTTCTGTGGTGCTGAGCGCAGGTGCATGGCAGATGTACTACACGGCTTTGCGGATCTTGATACGATGGCCCTGGCCGATTGGCCGAATAATCTATTACTCAAGCTAGAAGAATATTGGCACCATACTTAA